One window of Nostoc sp. C052 genomic DNA carries:
- the lhgO gene encoding L-2-hydroxyglutarate oxidase yields MYDFAIIGGGIVGLSTALALGKRYPNARILVLEKESQWAFHQTGNNSGVIHSGIYYKPGSFKAKFCRDGSRSMVEFCQEHGIDHDVCGKVIVATEEQELPRLENLYKRGLDNGIEVQRISPEEVKEIEPHVRCVGGIRVSSTGIVNYKQVCLKYVQLIQQQGGDLHLNTKVLKISPSGKNQVLQTNKGNFETRFVINCTGLHSDRTAKLGQVEPQAKIVPFRGEYYELTPEKRYLVKTLIYPVPNPDFPFLGVHFTRMIDGSVHAGPNAVLSLKREGYKKTDFDLRDFLEVITYPGFWKLAAKHADEGIQEIIRSFSKAAFTRSLQKLIPEVQAEDLVPTHAGVRAQALMNDGKLVDDFLIVSGQNSIHVCNAPSPAATSSLEIGKALVAEIPQLSHLNSVVTA; encoded by the coding sequence ATGTATGATTTTGCGATTATCGGTGGGGGAATAGTTGGACTCTCGACAGCGTTGGCTTTAGGAAAACGCTATCCCAATGCCCGGATTTTAGTACTAGAAAAAGAGAGTCAATGGGCATTTCACCAAACAGGCAATAATAGTGGAGTAATTCATTCTGGTATTTACTACAAACCAGGAAGTTTCAAAGCTAAATTTTGTCGTGATGGTTCTCGCTCAATGGTAGAATTTTGCCAAGAGCATGGAATTGACCATGACGTTTGTGGGAAAGTGATTGTCGCAACTGAAGAACAAGAGCTACCACGCTTAGAAAATCTCTACAAACGCGGCTTAGACAATGGCATAGAAGTCCAGAGAATCAGCCCCGAAGAAGTCAAGGAAATTGAACCTCACGTAAGATGTGTAGGTGGAATTCGGGTATCCTCAACTGGCATTGTTAATTACAAGCAAGTTTGTTTGAAATATGTCCAGCTAATTCAACAGCAGGGTGGGGATTTACACCTCAATACAAAAGTCCTGAAAATCTCTCCAAGTGGTAAAAATCAGGTATTGCAAACAAACAAAGGTAACTTTGAAACCCGTTTTGTAATTAATTGTACTGGATTGCATAGCGATCGCACCGCCAAACTAGGTCAAGTTGAACCCCAAGCCAAAATTGTCCCATTCCGGGGAGAATATTACGAACTCACCCCAGAAAAACGCTATCTGGTAAAGACACTAATTTACCCAGTTCCCAATCCAGATTTCCCCTTCTTGGGTGTCCACTTCACCCGGATGATTGATGGTAGCGTCCATGCAGGGCCAAACGCGGTTCTATCGCTCAAACGCGAAGGTTACAAAAAAACTGACTTTGACTTACGGGATTTTCTGGAAGTTATCACCTATCCAGGTTTTTGGAAGTTAGCAGCCAAACACGCTGATGAAGGCATCCAAGAAATTATTCGTTCCTTTAGCAAAGCAGCGTTCACCAGAAGTTTGCAAAAACTAATTCCCGAAGTTCAAGCAGAAGACTTAGTTCCCACCCATGCAGGTGTTCGCGCTCAAGCCTTAATGAACGATGGCAAGCTTGTAGACGACTTTTTGATTGTTTCTGGTCAAAATTCCATTCATGTTTGCAATGCTCCTTCTCCGGCTGCCACATCTTCTCTAGAAATTGGCAAAGCGCTTGTGGCAGAAATTCCGCAACTTTCCCATCTAAATAGTGTGGTAACTGCATAG
- a CDS encoding glycosyltransferase family 2 protein — protein sequence MSKLLTIAIPTYNRAELLDKQLAWLAKTIKGFEDDCEILVSDNCSTDNTQEVIKKWQVILSNIIFKSNKNPKNLGVVKNIMYCLNSTTTKYVWTIGDDDPIQDRAIAYVISKLKQYEDLSLLFLNFSGRNQITGEPVHPPTIVGNRWFDIDSEEGEGDGKAIFEHCFSKSVGAVIFLTATIYRTDLVKCALQNWQDAENNWISLAYLAGYCAANGRVIVTKETYLECVVGVSYWQKEPKSALLMQYKHIPEVILKLEQSGYSKQFCRRMLLQNGKEVNLKVFLGALRRWPMSAIKTVVPFLALVSLCAFDVMISKEFSLAESGEISTQEVQSYKP from the coding sequence ATGTCTAAATTACTGACCATTGCTATACCCACTTATAATCGTGCTGAGTTACTTGATAAACAGTTAGCCTGGCTAGCTAAAACTATCAAAGGTTTTGAAGATGATTGTGAAATTTTAGTTTCTGATAATTGTTCTACAGACAATACTCAAGAGGTAATTAAAAAATGGCAAGTAATACTTAGCAATATCATATTTAAATCAAATAAAAATCCTAAGAACTTAGGCGTTGTCAAAAATATCATGTATTGCCTAAATTCTACAACAACAAAATATGTTTGGACAATTGGTGATGATGATCCGATTCAAGATAGAGCTATTGCTTATGTAATTAGCAAGCTCAAACAATATGAAGATTTATCATTATTATTTCTCAATTTTTCCGGTCGCAACCAAATTACTGGTGAACCAGTTCATCCACCCACAATTGTTGGTAATCGCTGGTTTGATATAGATAGTGAAGAAGGTGAGGGTGATGGTAAAGCTATATTTGAGCATTGTTTCTCAAAAAGTGTCGGTGCAGTAATTTTTCTGACTGCTACAATCTACCGCACTGATTTAGTAAAATGCGCTCTCCAAAATTGGCAAGATGCTGAGAATAACTGGATATCTTTAGCATATTTAGCTGGGTATTGTGCTGCTAATGGTCGTGTAATTGTCACGAAAGAGACTTATTTAGAATGTGTTGTTGGTGTTAGTTATTGGCAGAAAGAGCCAAAGTCTGCACTGTTAATGCAATACAAACACATACCCGAAGTGATTTTGAAATTGGAGCAGAGTGGATATTCTAAGCAGTTTTGTCGGCGGATGCTGTTGCAAAACGGCAAAGAAGTCAACTTGAAAGTTTTCTTGGGTGCTTTAAGAAGATGGCCTATGTCAGCAATCAAGACAGTAGTTCCATTTTTAGCTTTAGTCAGTTTGTGTGCTTTTGACGTGATGATTTCTAAAGAATTTAGTTTAGCAGAATCAGGTGAAATATCTACTCAAGAAGTACAGAGCTATAAACCATAA
- a CDS encoding class I SAM-dependent methyltransferase, with the protein MAIAKCRFSGQPLHQTFIDLGMSPLANAYLRAEQLNNAEKFYPLHAYVSEDTLLVQLEQFETPDHIFSDYAYFSSYSVSWLKHAKAYTDMMVEKFNFNHHNQVIEIASNDGYLLQYFLEKGIPVLGIEPAANIAKVAEDRGIPSINKFFGVETAKELVIQGKLADLLIGNNVLAHVPDLNDFIAGMKLILKPNGILTMEFPHILQLIQKNQFDTIYHEHFSYFSFLTIEKIFAAHNLQLFDVEELSTHGGSLRIYAKHNSADHISISERVSHLKAKEIAAGLHRMETYITFGEKAKETKHKLLNFLLKAKAEGKSIAGYGAPAKGNTLLNYCGIGKDFIDYTVDSNPYKQGLFLPGTHIPIFEPDKIRETKPDYVLILPWNLKEEIMEQMAFIGEWGGQFVVPIPEVKIYPCPIPDRLLIAS; encoded by the coding sequence ATGGCGATCGCAAAATGTCGTTTTAGTGGTCAACCTCTGCATCAAACCTTTATTGATCTAGGAATGTCACCTTTAGCCAATGCTTATCTTCGAGCAGAACAGCTAAATAATGCCGAAAAGTTTTATCCTCTCCATGCTTATGTTTCTGAAGACACTCTCCTAGTTCAATTAGAACAGTTTGAAACTCCAGATCATATTTTTAGTGACTATGCTTATTTTTCTTCTTACTCGGTCAGTTGGCTAAAACATGCTAAAGCCTACACCGATATGATGGTAGAAAAATTCAACTTTAATCATCATAATCAAGTTATTGAAATTGCCAGTAACGACGGCTACTTACTGCAATATTTTTTAGAGAAAGGAATTCCCGTTTTAGGCATAGAACCAGCGGCAAATATTGCCAAGGTTGCTGAAGACAGAGGCATTCCTAGTATCAACAAGTTTTTTGGAGTCGAAACAGCCAAAGAACTCGTGATACAAGGAAAACTAGCTGACCTTTTGATCGGTAATAATGTTTTAGCTCATGTACCTGATCTAAACGATTTCATCGCTGGGATGAAACTCATCCTCAAGCCTAATGGCATTTTGACGATGGAGTTTCCTCACATCTTACAACTGATTCAAAAAAATCAGTTTGATACGATTTATCATGAGCATTTTTCTTACTTCTCATTCCTGACTATTGAGAAAATTTTTGCAGCACACAATTTGCAACTTTTTGACGTAGAAGAATTATCAACTCATGGTGGTTCACTAAGAATTTATGCCAAACATAACTCCGCCGATCATATCAGCATTAGTGAACGAGTTAGCCATTTGAAAGCTAAGGAAATTGCTGCTGGACTACATCGTATGGAGACTTACATTACATTTGGAGAAAAAGCCAAAGAAACAAAGCATAAGCTATTAAATTTTCTCTTAAAAGCTAAAGCAGAAGGTAAATCAATCGCTGGCTATGGCGCACCAGCTAAAGGCAATACATTGCTGAATTACTGTGGAATTGGAAAAGATTTTATTGATTACACAGTAGATTCCAATCCTTATAAACAGGGACTATTTTTACCTGGTACTCATATTCCTATCTTTGAACCAGATAAAATCCGTGAAACCAAACCAGATTATGTCCTAATTTTACCTTGGAATCTCAAGGAAGAAATTATGGAACAAATGGCATTTATTGGTGAATGGGGTGGACAGTTTGTCGTACCCATTCCTGAAGTAAAAATTTATCCCTGTCCTATTCCGGATAGGCTTTTAATAGCGTCGTAA
- a CDS encoding NAD(P)-dependent oxidoreductase, whose amino-acid sequence MKILVTGTEGYLGSLLPPLLIERGHEVIGLDTGFYKVGWLYNASGVTPKTLNKDIRNITPDDLEGIEAIVHMAELSNDPAGQLAPNITYEINHVGSVRLASLAKAMGVRRFVYMSSCSVYGVATAGDVTEESPVNPQTAYAECKTLVERDVRPLADDDFSPTFMRNATAFGASPRMRFDIVLNNLAGLAWTSKEIKMISDGTPWRPLVHALDICKAIVCTLEAPRDIVHNQIFNVGDTANNYRVKEIAEIIADIFPDCKLSFGDNGADNRSYRVSFEKINTILPGFKCDWNARLGAQQLFDLFSQIHMAEDTFLFRGFTRLKQLEYLIRTEQIDKDFFWNKK is encoded by the coding sequence ATGAAAATATTAGTAACTGGCACAGAAGGCTATCTAGGTTCGTTATTACCCCCTCTATTAATTGAACGAGGACATGAAGTTATTGGTCTAGATACCGGCTTCTATAAGGTTGGTTGGCTGTACAACGCTAGTGGCGTGACACCCAAAACCCTCAACAAAGATATCCGCAACATCACCCCTGATGATTTGGAAGGTATTGAAGCCATAGTCCACATGGCGGAACTCTCCAACGACCCAGCCGGACAATTAGCACCAAATATTACCTACGAAATTAATCATGTCGGTTCAGTTCGTCTGGCTAGTCTGGCTAAGGCTATGGGTGTGCGTCGTTTCGTATATATGTCTTCGTGCAGTGTCTACGGTGTTGCTACCGCAGGTGATGTCACAGAAGAATCCCCAGTTAATCCTCAAACAGCCTACGCAGAATGCAAAACTCTCGTAGAAAGAGATGTCAGACCACTCGCTGACGATGACTTCTCTCCCACCTTTATGCGGAATGCTACAGCCTTTGGTGCTTCTCCCAGAATGCGTTTTGATATTGTTTTAAACAACTTAGCAGGGTTGGCATGGACTAGCAAAGAAATCAAAATGATTAGTGATGGTACACCTTGGCGGCCATTAGTCCACGCATTGGATATTTGCAAAGCCATAGTCTGCACCTTAGAAGCACCACGCGACATTGTACATAACCAAATCTTCAACGTGGGAGATACAGCAAACAATTATCGCGTCAAAGAAATTGCGGAAATTATTGCAGATATTTTCCCCGATTGTAAATTGTCTTTCGGTGACAACGGCGCAGATAACCGCAGCTATCGCGTATCCTTCGAGAAAATCAACACAATCCTACCCGGATTTAAGTGTGATTGGAATGCTCGACTTGGTGCCCAGCAGCTATTTGATTTATTTAGCCAAATACACATGGCTGAAGATACTTTCTTGTTTAGAGGATTTACTCGCTTAAAACAGCTAGAGTATCTGATTCGGACAGAGCAAATTGACAAAGATTTCTTCTGGAATAAAAAGTAG
- a CDS encoding glycosyltransferase family 2 protein, with protein sequence MNKLLTIAIPTFNRAQLLDKQLTWLAKSIKGFESDCEIFISDNCSTDNTQEIIKKWQIILSNVKFTSNKNSKNIGVMGNIACCLKAPTSKYIWTIGDDDPIQERTLEYVLTTLKKHADLALMFLNFSGRQKRTGQLVVERWLNSDNDELRVDGKTVFQSYLNENFGGVLFISAAIYRTDLVKRALQKWPSATSNWASQAYWTAFCAAHGSVIITKDTYLECTMGASLLDLDPTWNFRMRYAFIPEVYIKLLKVGYPHKFCQKMIWQNFQQKTDLKILLGALKRWPFLTIKIFIPYLSFLSISAWAILFPPKQLENSL encoded by the coding sequence ATGAATAAATTGCTGACCATTGCCATCCCAACATTCAATCGCGCCCAGCTTTTAGATAAACAACTTACTTGGTTAGCCAAATCTATTAAAGGCTTTGAGTCTGACTGTGAAATCTTTATTTCTGATAACTGCTCTACAGACAATACTCAAGAAATAATTAAAAAGTGGCAGATAATTCTCAGTAATGTAAAATTTACGTCCAACAAAAATAGTAAAAATATTGGCGTAATGGGTAATATTGCTTGTTGTTTAAAAGCCCCAACTAGTAAATATATTTGGACAATTGGTGATGACGATCCAATCCAGGAAAGAACTTTAGAGTATGTGCTAACAACACTAAAAAAACATGCAGATTTAGCACTAATGTTTTTAAATTTCTCCGGTCGTCAAAAACGAACGGGTCAACTTGTTGTAGAACGCTGGTTGAATAGTGATAACGACGAACTAAGAGTTGATGGTAAAACTGTATTTCAAAGTTATCTTAATGAAAACTTTGGTGGTGTACTTTTTATATCAGCAGCAATTTATCGCACAGATTTAGTCAAACGCGCTTTACAAAAGTGGCCATCTGCTACTAGTAATTGGGCATCTCAAGCATATTGGACTGCATTTTGTGCTGCTCATGGAAGTGTCATTATTACTAAAGACACTTATTTAGAATGTACTATGGGCGCTAGTCTTTTGGATCTCGATCCAACATGGAACTTTAGAATGCGATATGCGTTCATACCTGAAGTTTATATAAAACTACTAAAGGTAGGGTATCCTCATAAGTTTTGTCAGAAAATGATTTGGCAGAATTTTCAACAAAAAACTGACTTGAAAATCTTATTAGGTGCTTTAAAACGTTGGCCTTTCTTGACAATCAAAATATTTATTCCTTACCTAAGTTTTTTAAGTATATCAGCTTGGGCAATTCTTTTTCCACCTAAACAGCTAGAGAATAGCCTGTAG